A region from the Paenibacillus humicola genome encodes:
- the hisG gene encoding ATP phosphoribosyltransferase — MSAANDGRDLLKVAMPKGRIYKQASKLFREAGLPIPSDFDDTRKLIIEVPEAGMSFIMAKPVDVPTYVEYGVADIGVVGKDVLMEENKDVYELLDLGIAKCRMSVIGLPDWKPVIHPRVATKYPNVASQYFRELGQQVEVIKLNGSIELAPLIGLADRIVDMVETGQTLRENGLVEQETIFGITSRLIANRVSYRMKNDAIQSLCDKLQATVAAKSGV, encoded by the coding sequence GAAGGTCGCGATGCCGAAAGGGCGGATCTACAAGCAGGCCTCGAAGCTGTTTCGGGAGGCGGGACTGCCGATTCCGAGCGACTTCGACGATACGCGCAAGCTGATTATCGAAGTGCCCGAGGCGGGCATGTCGTTCATTATGGCAAAGCCGGTCGATGTGCCGACCTATGTGGAATACGGCGTCGCCGATATCGGGGTTGTGGGCAAGGACGTGCTGATGGAGGAAAACAAGGACGTCTACGAGCTGCTCGATCTCGGTATCGCCAAGTGCCGCATGTCGGTCATCGGGCTGCCGGATTGGAAGCCAGTGATCCATCCGCGCGTCGCGACGAAATATCCGAATGTCGCCTCGCAATATTTTCGCGAGCTGGGCCAGCAGGTCGAGGTGATCAAGCTGAACGGCTCGATCGAGCTTGCGCCGCTGATCGGCCTTGCGGACCGGATCGTCGATATGGTCGAAACCGGACAGACGCTGCGCGAGAACGGGCTCGTCGAGCAGGAGACGATCTTCGGCATTACGAGCCGGCTGATTGCGAACCGCGTGAGCTACCGCATGAAAAACGATGCGATCCAAAGCCTGTGCGACAAGCTGCAGGCGACGGTCGCGGCGAAAAGCGGCGTTTGA